One window from the genome of Osmerus eperlanus chromosome 1, fOsmEpe2.1, whole genome shotgun sequence encodes:
- the blcap gene encoding bladder cancer-associated protein yields the protein MYCLQWLLPVLLIPKPLNPALWFNHSMFMGFYLLSFLLERKPCTICALVFLAALFLICYSCWGNCFLYHCHDTVLPDSAHNPSIVGT from the coding sequence ATGTACTGCCTGCAGTGGTTGCTCCCAGTCCTCCTGATCCCCAAGCCCCTGAACCCCGCCCTCTGGTTCAACCACTCCATGTTCATGGGGTTCTATCTACTAAGCTTCCTGTTGGAGAGGAAACCCTGCACCATCTGTGCCTTGGTGTTCCTGGCCGCACTCTTCCTCATCTGCTACAGCTGCTGGGGGAACTGCTTCCTGTATCACTGCCACGACACAGTACTGCCGGACTCCGCACACAACCCCAGCATTGTGGGCACCTAA